A genomic window from Leptospiraceae bacterium includes:
- a CDS encoding AAA family ATPase, with amino-acid sequence MKYNFIVAEGFDGSGKSTLAKWIAEELGYEYHKTPMGIFADLRTHLDTETVNLEERYCFYAADCMRASLYITEKIKNGGKIILDRYYYSTIAYHESKQAGISQKLPGLFSPLLKPDLILYVKTSFPLTLERMKLRQNSPDDELFLTETLYNRIDKTFLSVFDSKYELVDNTGNLDNTQKSILKLLE; translated from the coding sequence ATGAAGTATAATTTTATAGTTGCTGAAGGTTTTGATGGTTCCGGAAAATCCACCCTCGCAAAATGGATTGCAGAAGAACTGGGTTACGAATACCATAAAACTCCTATGGGCATTTTTGCCGATTTACGAACTCATCTTGATACAGAAACAGTTAACCTTGAAGAAAGGTATTGCTTTTATGCTGCTGATTGTATGAGAGCCTCCCTCTATATCACTGAAAAAATCAAAAATGGTGGTAAAATAATTCTGGATAGATACTATTATTCAACCATTGCCTATCATGAGTCCAAGCAGGCAGGAATTTCTCAAAAACTTCCCGGGTTATTCTCCCCGCTATTGAAACCCGATCTGATTTTATATGTAAAAACCAGTTTTCCCCTCACGCTTGAGAGGATGAAGCTCAGGCAAAATTCTCCGGATGATGAACTTTTTCTAACTGAAACTCTCTATAATCGTATAGACAAAACCTTTCTTTCTGTTTTTGATAGTAAATATGAGTTGGTTGACAATACCGGAAATCTGGATAATACCCAGAAAAGTATTCTAAAGCTTCTAGAGTAA
- a CDS encoding DUF3108 domain-containing protein: MPFRVGEKFLYKIRWGIMPVGYSSMSIDGTISCGSQKKCLILKTEARGNKAIQAVFPVKDKIISYWEPVEKRPYYSEKDLNEGFYHRHNVVLYDHLKHLASWGEKQFSGNTGKKGEMRKDARWKYKKGETKNLPSDFQDFLSAIYYTRADKRKGKKGDIFYLTVFDDLKIVKMKMEILEVEEIELEVDGLNKKYTAVVSRPYISTSGMFLSKGEVKIWVSNDDKKIPLKITSKIPYLGHVTVELISTKF, encoded by the coding sequence TTGCCTTTTCGTGTAGGTGAAAAGTTTCTTTATAAGATACGCTGGGGGATAATGCCGGTAGGTTACTCCAGTATGTCCATCGATGGAACTATTTCCTGTGGTTCTCAAAAAAAATGTTTGATTTTGAAAACAGAAGCGAGAGGAAATAAAGCAATCCAGGCAGTATTCCCCGTTAAAGATAAGATTATTAGCTACTGGGAGCCTGTAGAAAAACGTCCTTATTATAGCGAAAAAGATCTGAACGAAGGTTTTTATCACAGGCATAATGTAGTATTATATGATCATCTGAAGCATCTGGCCAGTTGGGGGGAAAAGCAGTTTTCCGGAAATACCGGCAAAAAAGGGGAAATGAGAAAAGATGCCAGGTGGAAATATAAAAAAGGTGAGACGAAAAATCTCCCTTCCGATTTTCAGGATTTTCTATCAGCAATTTATTATACTCGCGCTGATAAGCGTAAAGGAAAGAAAGGTGACATTTTTTATCTTACAGTTTTTGATGATCTAAAAATTGTTAAAATGAAAATGGAAATTCTTGAAGTAGAAGAGATCGAGCTGGAAGTGGATGGTCTCAATAAAAAATATACAGCCGTAGTAAGTAGACCCTATATTTCGACCTCAGGTATGTTTCTTTCCAAAGGTGAAGTGAAAATATGGGTGAGTAACGATGATAAAAAAATTCCTTTGAAAATAACATCTAAGATTCCTTATTTGGGCCATGTTACTGTGGAACTTATCTCAACTAAATTTTAG
- a CDS encoding gamma carbonic anhydrase family protein, translating to MIYTYKGIQPKIADSAFIAPSSEIIGDVEIGEQTSIWFQTLLRGDVNYIRVGNFCNIQDMSLVHVSKGTFPTIIGNHVSIGHRATIHGCVLKDFSFVGMGATVMDDVEIGEYSFVAAGALVTPGKKFPSGVMIMGSPAKIVRDITDKERNMILGTAKNYSEYGAIYKNSGEFYPV from the coding sequence ATGATTTATACATATAAAGGGATTCAACCAAAAATTGCAGATTCAGCATTTATTGCACCAAGTTCAGAAATTATCGGTGATGTAGAAATTGGTGAACAAACCAGTATCTGGTTTCAAACTCTTCTCAGGGGGGATGTAAATTATATCCGGGTTGGCAATTTTTGCAATATTCAGGATATGAGCCTTGTACATGTAAGCAAAGGAACCTTTCCTACAATCATCGGAAACCATGTATCTATCGGCCACCGGGCCACTATTCATGGCTGTGTTCTTAAAGACTTTTCTTTTGTGGGAATGGGTGCGACTGTGATGGACGATGTAGAGATAGGGGAATATTCGTTTGTTGCAGCCGGGGCTCTTGTTACACCCGGAAAAAAGTTTCCCTCCGGTGTAATGATTATGGGAAGTCCGGCAAAAATTGTCCGGGACATCACAGATAAAGAAAGAAATATGATTTTAGGAACTGCCAAAAATTATTCTGAATATGGAGCTATTTATAAAAATTCCGGGGAGTTTTATCCTGTCTGA
- a CDS encoding zinc ribbon domain-containing protein, whose translation MATYEGKWDCLNCKEANRGLAKHCQACGAPRGSDVKFYLPENAELIDNSYAKLEPDWECSSCGGDNPAGNKFCDNCGSPKESDDAVRVKKDYKLSEVPKSSEDFQKKDTKPQEKYETKKSSFSKWIISSILFLAGIIWFFFFSTTDIELKADSFSWTRSIEIEQYKWVQDSSWDSTPTGARGIRSSREIHHHDKVLDHYEDRTRNKTRQISCGTETYVCGKTDNGNGTFSDKYCDKTKYCSESYTENYREAIYRDEPVYKTKFRYEIQKWIHERDVNSRGNDNVEKPYWPKTYIGEGRYVSLQEREGKRVDEYIIILKYIWKKKEEVYKKSIPERKWSSFKKGDVFKAEINRVGSIKNIQPSLE comes from the coding sequence ATGGCGACGTATGAGGGCAAATGGGATTGCCTAAACTGTAAGGAAGCGAATAGGGGGCTTGCAAAACACTGTCAGGCCTGCGGAGCACCCAGAGGAAGTGATGTTAAATTTTACTTGCCTGAGAATGCTGAGCTTATTGATAATAGTTATGCTAAACTTGAACCCGACTGGGAATGCTCCAGTTGCGGAGGTGATAACCCGGCTGGAAATAAGTTTTGTGATAATTGTGGAAGTCCCAAGGAAAGTGATGATGCAGTAAGAGTTAAAAAAGACTATAAGCTTTCTGAAGTTCCGAAAAGTTCAGAAGATTTTCAAAAAAAAGACACGAAACCACAGGAGAAATATGAGACAAAGAAGAGTTCTTTTAGTAAATGGATTATTTCTTCTATTCTTTTTTTAGCAGGTATAATCTGGTTTTTCTTTTTTTCAACTACAGATATTGAACTGAAAGCAGATAGTTTTTCTTGGACTCGCAGTATAGAAATTGAGCAGTACAAATGGGTTCAGGATTCTTCCTGGGATTCGACTCCAACAGGTGCTCGCGGTATTCGTTCGAGTCGCGAAATTCACCATCATGATAAGGTTCTGGATCACTATGAGGATCGAACTCGAAATAAAACCCGACAGATTTCCTGCGGCACGGAAACTTATGTTTGCGGAAAAACAGATAATGGGAATGGAACCTTTTCAGATAAATACTGTGATAAAACCAAATATTGCTCGGAAAGCTATACGGAAAACTACCGGGAAGCTATCTATAGAGATGAGCCGGTTTATAAGACAAAGTTTCGTTATGAAATTCAAAAATGGATTCACGAAAGGGACGTAAATTCACGAGGAAACGACAATGTTGAAAAACCGTATTGGCCAAAAACCTATATTGGAGAAGGAAGATATGTTTCACTTCAGGAAAGAGAAGGAAAACGTGTCGATGAGTATATTATAATACTAAAATATATCTGGAAAAAGAAGGAAGAAGTCTATAAAAAGAGTATTCCTGAAAGAAAATGGAGTTCTTTTAAAAAAGGAGATGTTTTTAAAGCGGAAATTAATCGAGTCGGATCGATTAAAAACATTCAACCTTCTCTGGAATAA